A genomic stretch from Corynebacterium terpenotabidum Y-11 includes:
- a CDS encoding ABC transporter permease, which yields MTRLPTRILPPLVTVVLIVLVWVFATTDGRTEDYVLPSPGSVITALGDNWSDRLASATWVTLSETLLGMALGLAVALVVAVGAGYVPLLGNAFAPLLVASQSVPVAVIGPVFTIALGYGTLPKILVVALMCFFPVAMNLLSGIRSTDPRLIDTMRSLHATRHSLFWRVRFPAALPAGFAGLRVAVTYAPVAAVFAEYTGSTDGLGYLLLQAIPRLQTDFVFALVVILTAMSAVLLLTVVALDRLCCPWTATARKENS from the coding sequence ATGACCCGCCTGCCCACAAGGATCCTCCCGCCATTGGTCACGGTGGTACTCATCGTGCTCGTCTGGGTGTTCGCCACCACCGACGGCCGCACCGAGGACTACGTCCTGCCCTCCCCCGGATCGGTCATCACCGCACTGGGTGACAACTGGTCGGACCGGTTGGCGTCCGCCACCTGGGTGACGCTGTCCGAGACCCTCCTCGGCATGGCGCTCGGACTTGCCGTGGCCCTGGTCGTGGCCGTCGGTGCCGGTTACGTCCCGCTGCTGGGCAATGCCTTCGCACCACTCCTGGTGGCGTCACAGTCGGTGCCTGTCGCCGTCATCGGCCCGGTCTTCACCATCGCCCTGGGCTACGGAACCCTGCCGAAGATCCTCGTCGTGGCCCTGATGTGTTTCTTCCCGGTGGCGATGAACCTGCTGTCCGGGATCCGTTCGACCGATCCGCGGCTGATCGACACGATGCGCAGCCTGCACGCCACGCGCCATTCCCTGTTCTGGCGGGTGCGCTTCCCCGCCGCCCTGCCCGCCGGATTCGCCGGGCTGCGCGTCGCGGTGACCTATGCCCCGGTCGCCGCCGTCTTCGCCGAATACACCGGCTCCACCGACGGGCTGGGTTACCTGCTGCTGCAGGCGATTCCGCGGCTGCAGACCGATTTCGTCTTCGCTCTCGTCGTCATTCTCACGGCCATGTCAGCGGTTCTGCTGCTGACCGTGGTCGCCCTCGACCGTCTCTGCTGCCCGTGGACTGCCACGGCACGGAAGGAAAACTCATGA
- a CDS encoding adenylosuccinate synthase has protein sequence MTAIIVVGAQWGDEGKGKATDILGGHVDYVVKPNGGNNAGHTVVVGGEKYELKLLPAGVLSENATPVIGNGCVVNLEALFEEIDGLEARGADASRLRVSANAQLVAPYHQTIDKVTERFLGKRAIGTTGRGIGPTYADKVSRIGIRAQDLLDESILRQKVESALNQKNQMLVKLYNRKAIDPEEIVRYFMGFADRLAPMLIDAELVLNQALDEGKSVLMEGGQATMLDVDHGTYPFVTSSNPTAGGACVGSGIGPTKITSSLGIIKAYTTRVGAGPFPTELFDKWGEYLQTTGGEVGVNTGRKRRCGWYDSVIARYASRVNGFTDLFLTKLDVLTGIGEIPICVAYEVDGKRFDEMPMSQSDFHHAVPVYETMPAWDEDITGARTFADLPERAQDYINRLEELSGCRISYIGVGPGRDETIVRHDVLAGK, from the coding sequence ATGACAGCAATCATCGTGGTGGGAGCCCAGTGGGGGGACGAGGGCAAGGGTAAGGCCACCGACATCCTCGGTGGTCACGTCGACTACGTCGTCAAGCCCAACGGCGGTAACAACGCCGGCCACACCGTCGTCGTCGGTGGCGAGAAGTACGAACTGAAGCTGCTGCCCGCCGGCGTCCTCAGTGAGAACGCCACCCCGGTCATCGGCAACGGCTGCGTCGTCAACCTCGAGGCACTCTTCGAGGAGATCGACGGCCTCGAAGCTCGCGGCGCCGACGCCTCCCGCCTCAGGGTCAGCGCGAACGCCCAGCTCGTCGCCCCGTACCACCAGACGATCGACAAGGTCACCGAGCGTTTCCTCGGCAAGCGCGCCATCGGCACCACCGGCCGCGGTATCGGCCCGACCTACGCTGACAAGGTTTCCCGCATCGGCATCCGGGCCCAGGATCTCCTTGACGAGTCCATCCTGCGGCAGAAGGTCGAGAGCGCGCTGAACCAGAAGAACCAGATGCTGGTGAAGCTGTACAACCGCAAGGCGATCGACCCGGAAGAGATCGTCCGGTACTTCATGGGCTTCGCCGACCGCCTCGCCCCCATGCTCATCGACGCCGAGCTGGTGCTCAACCAGGCGCTCGACGAGGGCAAGTCGGTGCTCATGGAAGGTGGCCAGGCCACCATGCTCGATGTCGACCACGGCACCTACCCCTTCGTCACCTCCTCGAACCCGACCGCCGGTGGCGCCTGCGTGGGCTCCGGTATCGGCCCGACGAAGATCACCAGTTCGCTGGGCATCATCAAGGCCTACACCACCCGAGTGGGTGCCGGTCCGTTCCCCACGGAGCTCTTCGACAAGTGGGGTGAGTACCTGCAGACCACCGGCGGCGAGGTCGGTGTGAACACCGGACGCAAGCGCCGTTGTGGCTGGTATGACTCGGTCATCGCCCGCTACGCCTCCCGCGTCAACGGCTTCACCGATCTCTTCCTCACCAAGCTCGACGTGCTCACCGGTATCGGTGAGATTCCGATCTGCGTGGCGTATGAGGTCGACGGGAAGCGTTTCGACGAAATGCCGATGAGCCAGTCCGATTTCCATCACGCCGTGCCGGTCTACGAGACCATGCCGGCCTGGGACGAGGACATCACCGGGGCCCGCACCTTCGCGGACCTGCCGGAGCGGGCACAGGACTACATCAACCGTCTGGAGGAGCTGTCCGGTTGCCGGATCTCCTACATCGGTGTCGGCCCGGGTCGCGACGAGACCATTGTCCGGCACGACGTGCTCGCCGGGAAGTAG
- a CDS encoding ABC transporter substrate-binding protein, translated as MTPTATRAAACVAALLTAASLAACSSDSDTDSDTDQVSVLLDWNPNPDHLAIYTADQIGAYENHGVDPEFIIPGTTADAAKQVSLGQADLAISYETDTILAAAQGLDVVNVGALIPTALNSLIAKKSSGITSAKDLEGKTVAGSGVPSQEPSMRYIAEQAGIDPESITMPNVQQNLNQALLSDQVDAIFGAYPNIEGVELAEQTDIITLSAQELGLPESAELVIIANPTRLAEDAAYADRVRAFLAGTAEGQDAALADTQVAVDALTPVTKGSYDPDLLVKMVDATITILQKGGVNATGDGEAFGVQDAADWAEYAGWMRDNGLLEGADNEDIDGASATTNDYLPE; from the coding sequence ATGACCCCCACCGCCACCCGCGCCGCCGCCTGCGTCGCCGCCCTGCTCACCGCGGCGTCCCTCGCCGCCTGCTCCTCAGACTCCGACACAGACTCCGACACAGACCAGGTCAGCGTCCTGCTGGACTGGAACCCCAACCCGGACCACCTGGCGATCTACACCGCCGACCAGATCGGCGCCTACGAGAACCACGGCGTGGACCCGGAGTTCATCATTCCCGGTACCACGGCGGACGCCGCCAAGCAGGTCTCCCTCGGACAGGCCGACCTGGCGATCAGTTATGAGACGGACACGATCCTCGCCGCCGCCCAGGGCCTCGACGTGGTCAACGTCGGCGCCCTGATCCCCACCGCGCTGAACTCGCTGATCGCGAAGAAGAGTTCCGGGATCACCTCCGCCAAGGACCTCGAGGGGAAAACCGTGGCGGGGTCCGGTGTGCCGTCCCAGGAGCCGTCGATGCGCTATATCGCGGAGCAGGCCGGCATCGACCCGGAGAGCATCACCATGCCGAATGTGCAGCAGAACCTCAACCAGGCGCTACTGTCCGACCAGGTGGACGCCATTTTCGGCGCCTACCCCAACATCGAGGGCGTGGAACTCGCCGAGCAGACAGACATCATCACATTGTCCGCACAGGAACTCGGCCTGCCGGAGTCCGCGGAACTGGTCATTATCGCCAATCCGACGCGACTGGCCGAGGACGCCGCCTACGCCGACCGCGTCCGCGCCTTCCTCGCCGGCACCGCCGAGGGGCAGGACGCCGCCCTCGCCGATACCCAGGTGGCGGTCGACGCGCTCACCCCGGTGACTAAGGGCTCCTATGACCCTGACCTGCTCGTGAAGATGGTGGATGCCACCATCACTATCCTGCAGAAGGGTGGGGTGAACGCCACCGGGGACGGTGAGGCCTTCGGCGTGCAGGACGCCGCAGACTGGGCAGAGTACGCCGGCTGGATGCGCGATAATGGCCTGCTGGAGGGTGCCGACAATGAGGACATCGACGGGGCATCCGCCACGACCAACGACTACCTGCCGGAGTAG
- a CDS encoding ABC transporter ATP-binding protein produces MPPDLAVSVDHVDLTYPTHPHPTPAVLRDVQLSVPVGEHVAVIGRSGCGKSTLLHLIGGLLRPTSGTVRVLDGSREDARLTHCALMPQGDSLLPWFSVQDNVAVALRNRGIGRREARSRADTMLERCGLAGQGRSRPDRLSGGMRQRAALARALLAEKPVLLADEPLGALDAITRGEIQDWLASLLAGSGTTMIMVTHDVDEALLLAHRVVLLDRGTVAGTWPGWFSRRAGRSRAEVLADPEFAASRAGILDHLGSTPGAAA; encoded by the coding sequence ATGCCGCCTGACCTGGCGGTGTCGGTCGACCACGTCGACCTCACCTATCCGACCCACCCGCACCCCACACCCGCCGTCCTGCGCGACGTGCAGCTGTCCGTTCCCGTCGGCGAGCATGTCGCCGTCATCGGCCGCTCCGGCTGCGGAAAATCCACCCTGCTCCACCTCATCGGTGGACTGTTGCGTCCCACCTCCGGGACGGTACGCGTCCTCGACGGATCCCGGGAGGACGCCCGCCTCACCCACTGCGCCCTGATGCCGCAGGGCGACAGCCTGCTGCCGTGGTTCTCGGTACAGGACAATGTCGCCGTCGCGTTGCGTAACCGGGGGATCGGACGCCGCGAGGCCCGCTCCCGCGCCGACACCATGCTGGAGCGCTGCGGACTCGCCGGCCAGGGCCGATCCCGACCGGACCGACTCAGTGGCGGCATGCGGCAGCGCGCCGCCCTGGCCCGCGCCCTGCTCGCCGAGAAGCCTGTCCTGCTCGCCGACGAGCCACTCGGCGCGCTGGACGCCATCACCCGCGGTGAGATCCAGGACTGGCTGGCGTCACTGCTCGCAGGCTCCGGGACCACGATGATCATGGTCACCCATGACGTCGATGAGGCGCTGCTCCTGGCCCACCGGGTGGTCCTGCTCGACCGGGGTACCGTCGCCGGGACCTGGCCGGGCTGGTTCAGCCGCCGGGCCGGACGCAGCCGCGCCGAGGTCCTCGCCGATCCGGAGTTCGCGGCGTCCCGCGCGGGAATCCTGGACCACCTCGGTTCCACACCGGGGGCCGCCGCATGA
- a CDS encoding GNAT family N-acetyltransferase, which produces MGTVSVKTWSELTSTEVYAIARLRTEVFLREQRCDDEELDWRDLEPGTEHYLLQDAGDAAVASYLRVLRQEVPGDVDAPLIIGRVCTDPDHRGKGLASRLLAEVIARHGGEPMLLHAQLYATGLYANAGFSPVGEQFEEAGISHIAMVRPAD; this is translated from the coding sequence ATGGGTACCGTCTCCGTGAAAACCTGGTCCGAGCTGACGTCCACCGAGGTCTACGCCATCGCGCGTCTCCGCACGGAGGTCTTCCTCCGCGAACAGCGCTGCGATGACGAGGAACTGGACTGGCGCGATCTGGAGCCCGGAACGGAGCATTACCTCCTGCAGGACGCCGGGGATGCTGCCGTCGCCTCCTACCTGCGGGTCCTCCGTCAGGAGGTGCCGGGGGACGTCGACGCCCCGTTGATCATCGGTCGGGTGTGCACTGATCCGGACCACCGCGGGAAGGGGTTGGCGTCCCGCCTGCTGGCGGAGGTCATCGCCCGGCACGGTGGGGAACCGATGCTGCTGCATGCGCAGCTCTACGCGACCGGCCTCTACGCCAACGCCGGGTTTTCGCCGGTGGGGGAGCAGTTCGAGGAAGCGGGCATCTCGCACATCGCGATGGTCCGCCCGGCGGACTGA